A stretch of Paenibacillus mucilaginosus 3016 DNA encodes these proteins:
- a CDS encoding M4 family metallopeptidase gives MNGRTVSTLVLSALFVSALTGTGSAEAIAGKKVLKNEKGEIHTIHGELGTLKGARAQERAADALTKIKADYGIGDVSREFRLKKTMTEGKRAHTRFDRLLNGIPVYGEQLIVHESDGSLTGVTGKYEPLTPTAAEASITASEALQKAVEHTGYKGPLSVPASSALTYLPQGDQAVLTYQVSVCYLAGEAPGDWTIFVDAGDGSIVSALNRAQELAAKGYGLDGTQKKIQTLAKGSGTYVLEDRTKLLSLGSAIYTYTFNNGSLAQTYVSDKDNVWDSEAQKAAVDAHYYAGLVYDFYLNVLGRNSYDGRGASIISGVHYSKGYNNAFWSGSLGQMVYGDGDGVHMSSLAGGLDVVAHELTHAVTEYTSGLIYQGQSGALNESWSDAMAAAIENRNWLIGEDIWTPGVPGDALRYMDQPELGDQPGHMRDYYYADLNDDNGGVHTNSGIPNKAFYHFATAIGSRVNAGKIWYSASLNYMAPNTDFSGARAATLAACRDAYGEQSREYTALQAAWTAVGVN, from the coding sequence ATGAACGGAAGAACGGTGTCCACCCTGGTGCTGTCCGCCTTGTTCGTATCGGCCTTGACCGGTACAGGCAGTGCGGAGGCAATCGCGGGCAAGAAGGTGCTCAAGAACGAAAAGGGAGAAATCCATACGATACATGGGGAGCTGGGCACGCTGAAAGGGGCAAGAGCCCAGGAACGTGCGGCCGACGCCCTGACCAAAATCAAAGCGGATTACGGGATCGGCGATGTCTCCAGGGAGTTCAGGCTGAAGAAAACGATGACCGAAGGCAAACGGGCCCATACCCGGTTCGACCGTCTTCTGAACGGGATTCCCGTGTACGGGGAGCAGTTGATTGTCCATGAATCGGACGGGTCTCTGACGGGGGTGACCGGCAAATACGAGCCCCTGACACCCACAGCGGCTGAGGCATCGATTACGGCTTCCGAAGCGCTACAGAAGGCCGTGGAACACACAGGCTATAAGGGTCCTCTCAGCGTTCCTGCCTCCAGCGCGCTGACGTATCTGCCGCAGGGCGATCAGGCCGTGCTTACTTATCAAGTCAGCGTCTGCTACCTTGCGGGGGAAGCGCCGGGCGACTGGACAATCTTCGTCGATGCGGGGGACGGCTCGATTGTGAGCGCTTTGAACCGTGCGCAGGAATTGGCGGCCAAGGGCTACGGGCTGGACGGCACGCAGAAAAAAATACAGACCCTTGCGAAGGGGAGCGGCACCTATGTGCTGGAAGACCGGACAAAGCTGCTCTCGCTCGGCTCCGCCATTTATACGTATACGTTCAATAACGGGTCTTTGGCACAGACGTACGTGAGCGACAAGGACAATGTGTGGGATTCGGAGGCGCAGAAGGCGGCGGTGGATGCTCATTACTACGCCGGTCTGGTGTACGACTTCTATCTGAACGTGCTCGGCCGCAATTCCTACGACGGAAGAGGAGCGAGCATCATCTCCGGCGTGCACTATTCCAAGGGCTACAACAATGCTTTCTGGAGCGGCTCCCTGGGGCAGATGGTGTATGGCGACGGGGATGGAGTGCATATGAGCTCCTTGGCCGGGGGGCTGGATGTCGTTGCGCACGAGCTCACCCATGCCGTCACCGAGTATACGTCAGGCCTGATCTATCAAGGACAGTCCGGCGCCCTGAACGAATCTTGGTCGGATGCGATGGCAGCAGCGATCGAGAACCGGAACTGGCTCATCGGTGAGGACATCTGGACTCCGGGGGTGCCGGGAGATGCGCTGCGGTATATGGATCAGCCCGAACTCGGGGATCAGCCGGGGCATATGCGCGATTATTATTATGCGGATCTCAACGACGATAACGGCGGCGTGCACACGAACTCGGGCATTCCGAATAAGGCGTTCTACCACTTTGCCACGGCGATCGGCTCCCGGGTGAATGCGGGGAAGATCTGGTACAGCGCCTCGCTGAATTACATGGCGCCGAATACCGATTTCTCGGGAGCCCGGGCGGCTACCCTGGCGGCATGCCGGGACGCTTACGGGGAGCAGTCCCGGGAATACACGGCATTGCAGGCAGCCTGGACAGCTGTCGGTGTGAACTAG